From Piscirickettsia litoralis, the proteins below share one genomic window:
- a CDS encoding phage baseplate plug family protein, with amino-acid sequence MIEIPLSSKLPNYTQTTSLEGTAYKFDVRWNTRDETWRISIADTDGNAILSGLKLLPYSPLIQRYKLTNFISGELVGINTANQYEPPTRNNLGTDFKLFYLTQDEINEAV; translated from the coding sequence ATGATAGAAATACCTCTAAGCAGCAAATTACCAAACTACACACAAACAACCTCCCTTGAAGGCACCGCCTACAAGTTTGATGTCCGTTGGAACACACGGGATGAAACTTGGAGAATATCGATAGCTGACACCGACGGAAACGCCATCTTAAGCGGCCTAAAATTATTACCCTACTCGCCACTTATCCAAAGGTACAAACTCACTAATTTTATCTCTGGAGAGCTGGTCGGTATCAATACCGCAAATCAATATGAACCACCGACACGTAACAATCTCGGTACAGACTTTAAGCTTTTTTATTTAACACAAGATGAAATAAATGAAGCAGTTTAA
- a CDS encoding Gp138 family membrane-puncturing spike protein → MNTLEQVLHAALESRLCDVHTSIPGRIASYDAATQKANIQPVIKKKLRDGRSFSMPVITDIPVMFPSAGGGLLSFPAKQGDTGLLFFCERSIDQWMTGNNDEAEPLGNHKHNYTDAVFIPGLYPYSKTLDADPVNTELKFSGNQIILKPDGSIVINAPKQITINTINANINASQQLTVTAPLSQFKGNVAITGNLTTPALTASAGSKASSFSGDVHSSGNINSDKTITGTTDVIAGGISGKSHTHGGVEPGGGKTSKPE, encoded by the coding sequence ATGAACACGCTTGAACAGGTCTTGCACGCCGCTTTAGAGTCTCGCCTTTGTGATGTGCATACCTCCATTCCTGGCCGTATTGCCTCCTATGACGCGGCAACACAAAAAGCAAACATTCAGCCAGTCATTAAGAAAAAACTCCGTGACGGGCGTTCTTTTTCGATGCCAGTAATAACCGATATTCCTGTCATGTTTCCAAGCGCAGGCGGTGGGCTTTTATCTTTCCCAGCTAAGCAAGGCGACACCGGACTGTTATTTTTTTGCGAACGATCTATCGATCAGTGGATGACAGGTAACAATGACGAAGCGGAGCCATTAGGGAACCATAAGCACAACTATACGGATGCTGTGTTTATTCCTGGTTTATACCCATATAGCAAAACTCTTGACGCTGATCCCGTTAACACGGAACTTAAATTCTCTGGCAATCAGATTATTTTAAAACCCGATGGCAGTATCGTGATTAATGCACCTAAGCAAATCACAATCAATACAATCAACGCAAATATTAACGCAAGCCAACAACTCACGGTGACAGCACCACTCAGCCAATTTAAAGGCAACGTAGCAATTACGGGTAATTTAACCACGCCAGCATTAACCGCAAGCGCAGGCTCGAAAGCCTCGAGCTTTTCAGGCGATGTTCACAGCTCAGGAAATATTAACAGTGATAAAACCATCACCGGCACAACGGATGTTATTGCGGGTGGTATTAGCGGTAAATCTCATACTCACGGTGGGGTTGAGCCAGGCGGAGGGAAAACCAGCAAACCTGAATAA
- a CDS encoding phage baseplate protein: protein MGATLLLDKKSIYIDFLDSKHKKYRNKVTKFPVEDGSPITDDIINENPVINIKGIVSASPITFLSSLAPYSIDITSSLKKGEVVTHKYTSPQDAEKILVDFWESRKTVTLAINNEQKVHNAAIADLDIKSDSETGDSLFVELKLEIIKKVVSKTTTVPDNIADQKTKDDNSKKADLGHVAAKPVEKGTFEYQLGTKAISFTKGLF from the coding sequence ATGGGGGCGACATTACTTTTAGATAAGAAATCAATTTACATTGACTTTCTAGATTCCAAGCACAAAAAATATCGAAATAAGGTGACAAAGTTTCCTGTTGAGGACGGTTCGCCGATCACCGATGATATTATCAATGAAAACCCAGTGATTAATATCAAAGGGATTGTATCAGCCTCTCCAATCACCTTTTTATCTAGTCTAGCCCCTTATTCAATCGACATTACCAGCAGCCTTAAGAAAGGTGAAGTTGTCACACATAAATACACATCACCACAAGATGCTGAAAAAATACTCGTCGATTTTTGGGAAAGCCGAAAAACAGTCACTCTTGCAATCAATAATGAGCAAAAAGTACATAATGCAGCCATTGCCGACTTAGATATTAAAAGTGACTCAGAGACAGGCGACAGCTTATTTGTTGAGTTAAAACTTGAGATCATTAAAAAGGTTGTTAGTAAGACCACAACGGTTCCCGATAATATCGCCGACCAAAAGACTAAAGATGACAATTCGAAAAAAGCAGACTTAGGTCATGTAGCTGCAAAGCCTGTTGAAAAAGGAACATTTGAATATCAACTCGGTACAAAAGCAATAAGCTTTACTAAAGGTCTATTTTAA
- a CDS encoding phage protein encodes MKQFNRKWSLKIGEAGKTGIEITELNIKFDITKTDESSDQNKANITVYNLNDSDISKLKKGLALILSVAYDDQPLVTLFAGQVSGFDTHREQASRATLIQCSDGYMPLKETFSFSTFPSGTNALQVAQSLIKDLTADGSISKSEITDQDTLTRHIFSNGYYVAGLTRDALQTLLGSLFMKFSIQDGVIYISSALRTNTQRQALLLTPDTGLIDSPRITAFNPNGLERENIPNNGLQITSLVNPRIVPHSIVKVETQYINSFYRVSKINHRGETLGKNWKTLATLEAINNEHA; translated from the coding sequence ATGAAGCAGTTTAATCGAAAATGGTCCTTAAAAATCGGCGAAGCTGGTAAAACGGGCATAGAAATCACCGAACTGAATATCAAGTTTGATATTACTAAAACCGATGAAAGCTCAGATCAAAACAAAGCAAATATAACCGTCTACAATCTGAACGACTCAGACATTAGCAAGCTAAAAAAAGGCTTAGCGTTGATATTGTCTGTTGCTTACGATGATCAGCCCCTTGTCACATTATTCGCTGGCCAAGTGAGCGGCTTTGATACCCACAGAGAACAAGCAAGTCGCGCAACACTCATCCAGTGTAGTGATGGCTACATGCCCTTAAAAGAAACGTTTTCTTTTTCGACATTCCCATCGGGCACCAATGCCTTACAAGTGGCTCAAAGCTTAATTAAAGATTTAACGGCTGATGGTAGTATTTCCAAAAGCGAAATTACAGACCAAGACACGTTAACCCGTCACATTTTCTCTAACGGTTATTATGTGGCTGGCTTAACACGTGATGCGCTTCAAACGCTACTAGGCAGCTTATTTATGAAGTTCTCAATACAAGATGGCGTGATTTATATCAGCTCGGCACTGAGAACCAACACACAAAGACAGGCGCTTTTATTAACGCCAGACACGGGTTTAATTGACTCGCCACGCATCACTGCATTTAATCCGAACGGCTTAGAGCGTGAAAACATACCGAATAACGGCCTGCAAATTACAAGCTTGGTCAATCCTCGCATTGTGCCGCACTCGATTGTCAAAGTTGAAACGCAATATATCAATAGCTTTTATCGAGTCAGCAAAATCAACCACAGAGGGGAAACCCTTGGCAAAAACTGGAAAACATTAGCAACATTAGAGGCAATCAACAATGAACACGCTTGA